The DNA window AGCCGTATCTCCTCCATTACTCGTCCTCCTCAGAACCATTCACCATCAAGGGTGGAAACACTGTCGACATCTGTTCTGATAATCGTTCGCAAAATACTTGTCGATAGCGACTTAAGACTTATTCGGATATTCCCGAATCGTTTTCATTTCGCCGCCCCTTAGTGTTCGCGTTCTTCATCCAATGTTTAAAGTCGTCGCGCCATTCTTCGGATCGGATCGCGGGAATGATTCTCTTGTATTCATCGGTATTAAGGGTGCCAATGAGGTGCAACAAGGACCATGCCAGGCCGTAACCCGTGCTGCCGTCTTCCGGGAGCAGCGAGGCCAGTATTCGCGCTTCCTCCATTGTGATAGGAGGGTCGATAGCGGCCAAGCGGAGCTCGAAATCTAACAGCTTCCGGTCGATCCCGGGATAGTCGTCGTCATCTGCCGGCAAGGGGCCGAGATGCTCGAGATCTCTGATCTCTGATCGGATCATTCCAGTCTTCTCCATAGAAGGAAGCTTATTCAGAGGGTGGTTTTGAATACGTAGAGTGAGAGTGCGGCGGTGATGGTCTGTTCGAATGTGTGCAGGGGGCGGCGGTAGTCGGTGCGAGTGGATTCTCCAGGCCTTGATGTGGGCGATGGTCTGCTCTTTCGGCCTGGCGGATCTGGTTGATGCTCTTGTTGGCCTCTTCGGCCGCTTCGCTCAGTTCGCCGTTGGGGGGCTTCTTGTACGGGGTGATCATTCCCCTGCCGATATAGCCCTTGTCAGCGATCCATCCGGAGGGGTCCAGCCCGTCGAGCAGTCCGGAAGGCGCCTGGTGCGGCCACGTCGTGCATGGAGCCCGGGTAGGGATCAGGCCCATACGAGCCTGCCGCCGGGCAGGACCAGGATCAGAGGCGTTCATGCCGGTCGTCTTGTGCTCACCGCGACCATGGTTCGCGGTGAGCGCGCCAGCTCCAGCAGGGGAAGAGGGTGCCGTCCAGCACGACAGTCGCAGCCCTCGGGCACCTCCTCGGCCGTGAGCAGCATGTCCTTCAGGGCCAGGATGATCGCCTCGGTCATGACCTTGATGGCCCGCGAGACAGTGGGCTGGGACACATCCAATTGTTCGCCGATCACCGCCTGCACAATGTTGTGACGCATGTAGATCAGCGCCGCCTTCAAGGACCCCCGCAGCCCCAGGCTCGGCGGATACCCCTCGACACCCTCCTCGCGCAGACGTGCGAGCAGATCCGCGAACTTGGGGGTGGGCAGTCCCGTGGTATACTTCATGACGATGGTCCGTTTCTCGTGAGGTCGTCGAGTTTGATGTTCGTCGACCATTGTACCTCATGGTGGCGGGCCATCATAATATCGTTTCCCGGAAATGCACGCAGGCGCCCGCTGAATAAGCTTCATTGGAGACGGGTGTCAATGGTATTAGCTGGCCGTTTGGCGACGAATGCGATGATGGCATAGAGCAATTACGGGACTGCTGCCGAAAGAACTACCCTGGATATTCTATGGAGAAGACTGGAATGATCCGATCAGAGATCAGAGATCTCGAGCATCTCGGCCCCTTGCCGGCAGATGACGACGACTATCCCGGGATCGACCGGAAGCTGTTAGATTTCGAGCTCCGCTTGGCCGCTATCGACCCTCCTATCACAATGGAGGAAGCGCGAATACTGGCCTCGCTGCTCCCGGAAGACGGCAGCGCGGGTTACGGCCTGGCATGGTCCTTGTTGCACCTCATCGAAACCTTGAATATCAATGATCTCAAGATGATCGTGCCCGAGGTCAACTCCGAGGTGTGGCGCGAGATGTTCGAGCAGTGTCATGTCTCATGACTTCTGGCAGTGCCAGATGTTGTGATACGTCTCGGGCGATCCTGGGGTATGGCGCGTGAGATCAGTCTTTCCAAGCGGTTGAAGATCGTGGAGTTCGTCCCCTCGGGCCCCGGGAGTACACGGGCGTTCTGCCGGCGCATGGGCGTCTCGCTGCGCAGTTTCTACCGCATCCGCTCCCGGTGGTCGGGATCGGGGACGTCCTGGCTCCACCCGGCCTCACGCGCGCCCCGGCGCCCCCGCCGCCGCTACGGGCCCGACGTGGAGGCGGCCGTGGCGGCCGGGCACGCCGAACTGACCGGCCGGGGCCTGGATGCGGGCGGCATCACCATCCGCTTCCACCTCCAGCAGCAGGGGATGGACCCCCTGCCCAGCGTCGCCACCATCAACCGGATCCTGGCCCGCAACGGCCCCTCCCGCGTCCAACGGGCCAAGCGTCCCCGCTCGTCCCACAACCCGCTTCGCCCGATCCCGGACCTGCGAACTGTGGCAGCCCGACGCCTTCGAAGTGGCCCTGACCGGCGGGGACAGGGCCACCGTCTACCAGATCATCGACGACGCCTCCCGGTTGTGCATCGCCCTGACCGCCCGGACGCGGGCGGCCAACCCCGCCGACGCCATTGACGTCCTGGCCCGGGCCATCGCCGCTCACGGGCGGCCCGTAGCGGTCTTGACCGACAACGGGGCGGCCCCCGACACCCACCGCCGGGGCCTGCCCTCCAGCACCGAGCTCTACCTGGCGTCTTTGGGAGTGGCGCCCATCTCCGGATCTCCCCGGACACCCCCAGACCCAGGGCAAGACCGAACGCTCCCACCACCCCGCCCGCAAATGGCTCGCGGCGCACCCCGCCACCACCCTCACCGACCTTCAGATCGTCCTGAACGAGCTTTCGCGACGTCTACAACAATCACCGCCCCCACCAGGCGTTCAGCCCCGTATGCACCCCGGCCGCGGCCTGGGCGAGGATGAGCCGGGCGCCCGAACCCACCGCCCCCATCGACCCCGACGATCTGCTCGCCGCCCCCGAGCACACCACTCGCACGGTCCGCTCGCGCGGCGTACTGTCCTACCAGGGTCACACCCTCTACCTCGGCATCCAGTGGGCCGGCGAACCCATCCGACTGACCCACGCCCCCGGCCGACTCACCCTGACCCACGCGACCACCAAACGCCACCTCACCACCATCACCTGGCCGCCCCCCACCCCCTACACCAACCTCACCGACCACTGCCAGAAGTCATGAGACAAACCTCTGCCAGAAGTCATGAGACAACACACAACGAGCCTTTCTCGCCGGGATCGGCGGTCCGCGGGCCCGGATCGTCATGATGGCGAAGCCGGGCGGCCGCGGAGTGGTGCTGGTGGGGCTCCTGTGGCGGTCCGGGGCGGGGGCGTGTCCGAATCTGTTGCAAAGGCGCCCCGGGCCGGGATCGGCGGCGAGAAGAACCGCGGAATATCAACGTTTCTCCTCCGGCGCTCCGGTGCGATCCGGGCCTTTGCAACAGATTTGGACAAACGGCGCCGCCACGGGCCCCGGGAGGGCTGCCGCGGGCCGGGTGGAGGCCGCGGCGGGCGCCCCCTGGCGCCGAGACGTGCACTTCGCACTCGAAAGTGCAGTTCCAACCGTCGTTCTCGAGTGCAAAACGCGCATCTCGAGTGCAAAATGCACCTCTCGACGAGGAGGAGGCCGGTCGCGGCCGTCGCGGACCGCGGCGACGGCCCCGCCCGCACCACGCGCCCGCCCGCCCGCGCCATCATGACCATCCTCACCCACAAGCTGCCGTTCCCGGTGAGAAAGGCTCCATAATGAACATTATCGCCAAGGTCGAACGGGGAGAATTCTAATCGCTGAATGTTGCCCGCATGCGGGGTGCGGGAGCATCCCGCTCAGAATACGCGCCTCGCAAGCGGCCTGCTAATAGGAAATGTCGAGGGGACTTCCGGACACTACGGCTTCCCGGTATGATGGTGTGCGATGGGTGATTCGGTTATTGATCTGTCCCCGGTGGCGGGCGTCGAGGCGCTCGACGCGCTCGTGCCGGGTCGTTCGCTCCCGCTGGGGCTCCTCGAGCCGCCGGACATGTGGCTGGACTTCGCCGACGGCGCCGTCGTGCTGAGGCTGACGGCGTGGGTGGAGCCCGCGACCGCGCCCGCCGATGAGGTCGAGCCGCCCAACGGCGTGTACGTCGTCCTGGCCCTGAGTGGCGTCCGCTTCGAGCCCCTGTCCGAGACTTGCGGGGACATGCCGTCCCTGACGGCGGCCCCGGGCGGGGGCGTCGAGGTGCGCCTGGCCCTGGGCCAGGGCGGGACGCGCCTGGTCTGCCGGCAGTGCGCCCTCGCCTCGTGCGAGCCCGCGCTGCTGACGCACAGGTGGTGAGCATGAGGAGGCGGGAGGTGGCGATGCCCCGGGACTGGTGGGCGACGGGCCTGGACGGGGCCCGGGGCCTGTGGGAGCTGTTCGGCCGCCGGCCCGCGAGCCTGGACGGGGCCGTGTGCACGCGCCTGGCCCTCCACTCGCCCTTGGGCGTGCGCGCGATCGTGCTCCTGGCCGACGCCCCCGACCCGCTGCCCGAGCGCTGGCGGACCCGCGGCCACGACGCCCTGAGCCTCGAACTGGATTTCATCGGCTGCTCGCTCATCCGCCTGTCGGGCCCCATGCCCGCGCACGGCTGCGCCGTGGACATCCGCCCCCAGGCGGGCGGCGTGCGCATGCGCCTGCACACCCAGGACTTCGAAGCGCTCATCACCGCCCCCATAAGGGGCTGTATCGCCCACATGAAGGCCTACCGCCGCGCCGACGGACCAGAACCCTGGCCCCTCCTCTACCTGTGAATGCGCATGCCCCCTCGCCGCCGATGATCCATGATGGATAACGACCATCGGCTCGGGTCGCCTGCGGCGCCGCGTCGCGATCACGACGCGAAGGACCCCGTCATGCTGGCCGCACCCTCCACACCCTCCCGCTCCGACGCACCTTCCCACTCCGACGCGCCCTCCGCCCACTCCGATCCCGCCCGCCGCGCTGAGCCCGTCGTCACCCTCCACACCCAGCCGCACGGGCCCACCCTGGGCACGACGAGCGCCCCCGTCATCGAGGTCGACGGGCTGCTGTTCAAGGACCTGGCCCGCACCGGCCGGCTCCTGCCCTACGAGGACTGGCGCCTGCCCGCCGCCGAGCGGGCCGTCGACCTGGCCGGGCGGCTGAGCATCGAGCAGATCGCCGGCCTCATGCTCTACTCGCCCCACCAGGCCGTCCCCAACCCCGGCGTCGGCCCCTTCCCAGGCACCTACGACGGCGGCCGGACCCGCGAGGAGGCAGGCGCCCCCGCCTGGGCGCTGACCGACCAGCAGCGCGCCATGCTCTCCGACGACCACCTCCGCCACGTCCTGGCCATCACCCTTCAGTCGGCCGACACGGCCGCCCGGTGGAACAACGCCCTCCAGGCCCTGGCCGAGTCCGAGGCGCCGGGCGTGCCCGTCAACATCTCCACAGACCCGCGCAACGGCGCCGGGCAGGCCTCCGGGGCCGAGTTCGCCACCGCCGCCGTCGACGTCTCCCGCTGGCCCGAGGGCCTGGGCATGGCCGCCCTGTTCGACCCCGAGCGGGTGCGCGAGTGCGCCGCCATCATCTCTCGCGAGTACCGGGCCCTGGGCATCACCACCGCGCTGGGCCCCCAGATCGACCTGGCCACCGACCCGCGCTGGATGCGCCTCCAGGACACCTGGGGGCCCCACCGCGGGCTCGTGTCCGACTACGCCCGCGCCTACTGCGACGCCATGCAGACCACCGAGCCCGACGGCGCCCAGCCCGGCGCGGCCTTCGGGATCCGCGCGGGCGAGCCCTCGGCCGCGGACCCCGGCTGGGGGTCGGCCTCGGTGGTGACCATGGTCAAGCACTGGCCCGGCGGCGGCACCGGCGAGGGCGGGCGCGACGCCCACTACGGCTTCGGCAAGTTCGCCGTCTACCCGGGGCGCAACGAGGCCGAGCACCTGGCGCCCTTCACCGAGGCCGCCTTCCGCCTGAACGGCCCCACCGGCTGCGCCGGCGCCGTCATGCCCTACTACACGATCTCCTGGGGCTACCGCACCCCGGACGGGGCCGTCCTCAACGACGGGTCCGACGGCACCGTCCCGCGCGCCAACTCCTACAACCGGGTCATCATCGACGACATGCTGCGGCGCCGCTACGGCTTCGACGGCGTCGTGTGCACCGACTGGGGCATCACCGCCGACCCGGATCCGCAGATGAGCAATTTCGGGCAGCGCTGCTACGGGGTGGAGGACCTCGGCGTCGCCGAGCGCCACCGCCTGGCCATCGACAACGGCGTCGACCAGTTCGGCGGCAACAGCGAGGCCGCCCCCATCATCGAGGCCCACCGCCTCATCGCCGAGCGCGACGGCGAGGCTGCGGCCCGGGCGCGCTTCGAGGCCTCGGCCGCCCGGCTGCTGCGCGCCTTCTTCCGCGCCGGCCTGTTCGAGAACCCCTACCTCGACCCCGCCGCCTCCGCCGCCACGGTGGGCTGCGAGCCCTTCGTCGAGGCGGGGCGCGCCGCCCAGCGCGACAGCCTCGTCCTGCTCAAGAACGCGCCCGGGTCCGACGGCGCCCCCGTGCTGCCGCTGGGCGGGCGCGCCCCGCGGGTGTGGGTGCCCGCCCGGCGCATCGAGGAGCGGCTGGGCTTCATGCGCCTGATCGAGCCGGCCCACGACATCGACCCCTTCGTGCGGGCCGCCTGCCCGTACGAGCGGGCCGCCGACCCGCGCGACGCCGACGCCGCCGTCGTCTTCATCGAGTCGCCCCTGTGCGAGTCCTACTCGGCGGCCGACCGCGAGGCCGGGGGCAACGGCTACCTGCCCATCATCCATCAGCCTGACCTGGGCCCCCTACACGGCCGACGCCGCCCGCGAGCGCTCCATCGCCGCCGGGGACTTCCGCGAGCGGGACCGCCCGGACCGCTCCGTGAGGGGCAAGCGGGCGCGGGTCGCCAACGCGGGCGACCTGGAGCTCGTGGCCCGGGCGCGCCGGGCCATGGGGGACCGGCCCGTCGTCGTGGTCGTCCGCATGCACAACCCGGCGGTCCTGACCGAGCTCGAGCCGCTGGCCGACGCCGTCGTCGTCGACTTCGGCGTGTCCCAGGAGGCCGTGTGGGACCTCGTGCGCGGCGCCTTCGAGCCCAGCGGGCTCCTGCCGGTGAGGCTGCCGGCCTCCATGGAGGCCGTCGAGCGCCACTGCGAGGACCTGCCCTTCGACTACGAGCCCTACACCGACTCCGCGGGGCACCGCTACGACTTCGGCTACGGCCTGAGCTGGGCCGGGGTCATCGAGGACGAGCGCACGAGGCGGTACACGGCGCCGGGCGGGGCCTGAGCCGGGCGCGGGGCGCGCACGTCGGCGGCGGCCGGGCGGCGGCGCCCCGCGGAACCCGGGGCGGGCCCGCGGCGCGCGGTCCGGGGCCGGCCCCTCCCCGGCCCGGCGCTCCACCCGATACGACCCGGCGTTCTGCACGGTTCGAGCCCGGCGTTCTGTCTGCTTCGAAGCCGGCGTTCTGTATGGTCCGATCCTGGCGTTCTGTATGATAGGGCGGTGAAGTACCTTCGGAGAAGACTTGACGACTACCTCGACGAGGTCTTCCCGGCCCTGCCCGCGATCGCCATTGACGGCGCCAGGGGAGTCGGCAAGACCGAAACGGCTCGGCGCCGGGTCGCCGCGGTCTTCCGGCTCGACGAGGCCGAGAGCGCGCGGCTGCTGGCCGCCGGCGGCAGGAGCGTGCTCGAGTCCGAGCCGAGCGTTCTGCTCGACGAGTGGCAGAAGTACCCGGTCGTGTGGGACTGGACGCGCCGAATGGTCGACGACCACGCCCCCACCGCCATTTTGCTGACAGGCAGCGCAACGCCCCGCGTCGGCGCCGCCTCCCACTCCGGCGCCGGCCGGATCGTGTCCGTGCTCATGCGGCCCATGTCCCTGACCGAGCGCGGTGCGGCGCCGGGCGGACTGCGATTGACGGACCTCTTCGCGGGAGCATCCGGATACACCGCCGAGAGCCCGCTCGGCCTGACCGACTACGTCGAGGAGATCACCGCCTCCGGCCTGCCGGGGATCCGCGGCCTTCCGCCGCGCCTGCGGAGGATACAGCTGGACTCGTACATCACCAGGATCGTCGATCGTGACCTGGAGGAGCAGGGGGCGCTGCTCCGCCGGGCCCAAACGCTCCGCAACTGGATGCGGGCCTATGCCGCGGCGTCGTCGACGACGGCCTCCTACACGGCGATACTGAATGCGGCCACGGCGGGACTGACCGATAAGCCGGCGCGATCGACCACCGAGAACTACCGGGACCTCCTGTCGCAGATCCGGGTCCTCGACCCGGTCCCGGCGTGGACTGCGGCGCTCCCGCCCATGCCCCGCCTCAAGGTCACTCCCAAGCACCAGCTCGTCGACCCGGCGATCGCGGCGCGCCTGCTCGGGCTCAATGCGCGCGGCCTGCTCGGGGGGATCCCCGGCGCCGGGGAGTCGCTCGGCCAACTGTTCGAGTCCTTGGCGACGCTGTGTGTCAGGGCGGATGCGATATCCGTCGACGCGACGGTCGGCCACTTGCGCACCCGCAACGGCGATCACGAGGTCGATCTGGTGGTCGAGGACCCCGAGGCACGGGTGGTCGGCATCGAGGTCAAGCTGGCGCGCGAGGTCGAGGACCGGGACGTCAGGCACCTGTGCTGGCTCCGCGACCGGATCGGCGAGCGCTTCGCCGCCGGCGTCGTTCTCACCACCGGTCCGTACGCCTACCAGCGCCCCGACGGCATCTGGGTGGTCCCCCTGGCGCTCTTCGGCTGAGGGCCGCGGCGCCGGGCGGGGCCCGGGCCGGGCCGCCCGCGACGGCCGCCTGACGGTAGGGTGGGGGCATGCTCACCCGCATCGACCTGCGCGACACCGACCCGGACGCCCGCGACCTCGCCGCGATCCTGCCCCGCGCCGACCTCGACGTGGCCGCCGCCCTGGAGGCGGTCGCCCCCCTCATCGAGGACGTGCGCGTCCGCGGGGCCGCCGCCCTGCGCGACGCCGCCGAGCGCTTCGACCACGTGCGCCCCGAGCACCTGCGGGTGCCCGCGAGCGCGATCGAGCGCGCGCTGGCGGACCTCGACCCGGCCGTGCGCGAGGGCCTGGAGCTGTCCATCGCCCACAACCGCGCCGGTCACGCCGCCCAGCTGCCCGTCGAGCGCGTCACCGAGGTCGTCCCGGGCGGGCGGGTCGTCCAGCGCTGGATCCCGGTGCGCCGCGTGGGCCTGTACGCGCCCGGGGGCTTGGCCGTCTACCCCAGCTCGGTGGTCATGAACGTCGTCCCCGCCCAGGTCGCCGGCGTGGAGCGGATCGCGCTGGCCTCCCCGCCGCAGGCGGCCTTCGGCGGCCTGCCCCACCCCACCATCCTGGCGGCCTGCGGCCTGCTGGGGGTGGAGGAGGTCTACGCTGTCGGCGGGGCCCAGGCCATCGCCATGTTCGCCTACGGGGCGGCCGACGACGACGCCGGCGGGGGGCTCCTGTGCGAGCGGGTCGACGTCGTCGCCGGGCCCGGCAACGTCTACGTGGCCGCCGCCAAGCGGGCGGTGCGGGGCGCGGTCGGCATCGACGCCGAGGCCGGCCCCACCGAGATCGCCGTCCTGGCCGACGCCGGGGCCGATCCCGAGCTGGTGGCCGCCGACCTGCTGTCCCAGGCCGAGCACGACCCCAACGCCGGGAGCGTGCTCATCACCGACTCCCCGGCCCTGGCCGACGCCGTCGACGCCGCCCTGGAGCGACGGGCCGGGGCCACCCGGCACGCCGGGCGGGTCCGCGCGGCCCTGACCGGCCCGCAGTCGGGCGCCGTCCTGGTGCGCGATACGGACCAGGGCCTGG is part of the Actinomyces sp. oral taxon 414 genome and encodes:
- a CDS encoding glycoside hydrolase family 3 C-terminal domain-containing protein yields the protein MGDRPVVVVVRMHNPAVLTELEPLADAVVVDFGVSQEAVWDLVRGAFEPSGLLPVRLPASMEAVERHCEDLPFDYEPYTDSAGHRYDFGYGLSWAGVIEDERTRRYTAPGGA
- the hisD gene encoding histidinol dehydrogenase, producing MLTRIDLRDTDPDARDLAAILPRADLDVAAALEAVAPLIEDVRVRGAAALRDAAERFDHVRPEHLRVPASAIERALADLDPAVREGLELSIAHNRAGHAAQLPVERVTEVVPGGRVVQRWIPVRRVGLYAPGGLAVYPSSVVMNVVPAQVAGVERIALASPPQAAFGGLPHPTILAACGLLGVEEVYAVGGAQAIAMFAYGAADDDAGGGLLCERVDVVAGPGNVYVAAAKRAVRGAVGIDAEAGPTEIAVLADAGADPELVAADLLSQAEHDPNAGSVLITDSPALADAVDAALERRAGATRHAGRVRAALTGPQSGAVLVRDTDQGLAVADAYAAEHLEIHTSNAPALARRVRNAGAVFVGPCSPVPLGDYLAGSNHVLPTGGTARFASGLSVMAYLKTVQLIEYDAAALEALAGPLTALAEAEDLPAHGEAVRARLG
- a CDS encoding transposase family protein; this encodes MKYTTGLPTPKFADLLARLREEGVEGYPPSLGLRGSLKAALIYMRHNIVQAVIGEQLDVSQPTVSRAIKVMTEAIILALKDMLLTAEEVPEGCDCRAGRHPLPLLELARSPRTMVAVSTRRPA
- a CDS encoding DDE-type integrase/transposase/recombinase, which produces MRAASPSASTSSSRGWTPCPASPPSTGSWPATAPPASNGPSVPARPTTRFARSRTCELWQPDAFEVALTGGDRATVYQIIDDASRLCIALTARTRAANPADAIDVLARAIAAHGRPVAVLTDNGAAPDTHRRGLPSSTELYLASLGVAPISGSPRTPPDPGQDRTLPPPRPQMARGAPRHHPHRPSDRPERAFATSTTITAPTRRSAPYAPRPRPGRG
- a CDS encoding ATP-binding protein; the protein is MKYLRRRLDDYLDEVFPALPAIAIDGARGVGKTETARRRVAAVFRLDEAESARLLAAGGRSVLESEPSVLLDEWQKYPVVWDWTRRMVDDHAPTAILLTGSATPRVGAASHSGAGRIVSVLMRPMSLTERGAAPGGLRLTDLFAGASGYTAESPLGLTDYVEEITASGLPGIRGLPPRLRRIQLDSYITRIVDRDLEEQGALLRRAQTLRNWMRAYAAASSTTASYTAILNAATAGLTDKPARSTTENYRDLLSQIRVLDPVPAWTAALPPMPRLKVTPKHQLVDPAIAARLLGLNARGLLGGIPGAGESLGQLFESLATLCVRADAISVDATVGHLRTRNGDHEVDLVVEDPEARVVGIEVKLAREVEDRDVRHLCWLRDRIGERFAAGVVLTTGPYAYQRPDGIWVVPLALFG